Proteins from a single region of Bradyrhizobium diazoefficiens:
- a CDS encoding SIR2 family protein, with protein sequence MDNQSKEVADERLTYDLLSAAIRQRRAILFVGAGVSMAVGLPSWQSLIDHLLDDLGLEAGVIDGMHGGYQILAEYYRLKRGGIGPLRSWLDRNWRVDPEKIAASQLHKLIVELDFPIIYTTNYDRNLETAFDVLGKRYAKISNAKEIASAPAGITHIVKYHGDFDDDASLVLTETDFLNRLAFNSPLDVRFRADALASTLLFIGYSMSDPNIRLLLHRIWQTWEDSGHRQDRPKSFAFVARHNPVQEAVLANWGITPIAAPDDVTPDEGLTRFLQEIGKRLDRKTQGD encoded by the coding sequence ATGGACAACCAGAGCAAAGAAGTCGCAGACGAGCGGCTGACATACGATCTCCTGTCTGCCGCAATACGGCAGCGTCGCGCTATCCTGTTCGTCGGTGCGGGTGTTTCGATGGCAGTTGGCCTGCCGTCCTGGCAGTCCCTCATCGACCATCTGCTTGACGATCTCGGCCTCGAGGCCGGCGTCATCGACGGCATGCACGGTGGCTACCAGATACTGGCGGAGTATTACCGGCTGAAGCGCGGCGGCATTGGCCCGCTCCGCAGCTGGCTGGACCGCAACTGGCGGGTCGATCCGGAGAAGATCGCAGCGTCACAGCTTCACAAGCTGATCGTCGAGCTCGATTTCCCCATCATCTACACGACGAATTACGACCGCAATCTCGAAACAGCATTCGATGTCCTCGGCAAACGCTACGCGAAGATCAGCAACGCAAAGGAGATCGCGAGCGCTCCCGCCGGCATCACCCACATCGTCAAATACCACGGTGACTTCGATGACGATGCCTCGCTCGTTCTGACCGAAACCGACTTTCTCAATCGGCTCGCCTTCAATTCGCCGCTCGACGTCCGGTTTCGCGCCGACGCGCTCGCCAGTACGCTCCTGTTCATCGGATACAGCATGTCGGATCCGAATATCCGGCTTCTGCTGCACCGGATCTGGCAGACATGGGAGGATTCGGGGCACCGCCAGGACCGGCCGAAATCCTTCGCTTTCGTGGCGCGGCACAACCCCGTGCAGGAGGCTGTATTGGCGAACTGGGGGATCACCCCGATCGCTGCGCCCGACGACGTGACGCCCGATGAGGGCCTCACCCGATTTCTGCAGGAGATCGGCAAGCGCCTCGATAGGAAAACGCAGGGCGACTAG